The Bacteroidia bacterium DNA segment ATCAACAAATCTTTTTGCTCACGCGATTACAAAATCAATCCGAAAAAATAATTTTTCAATCAACAAAACAGACGCTGTTGCTGCTATTGCTCCTGCATATTCCAAAGTGGAAACTACGCACGAAACGATTAGAAAAACTTTTACACATACAGCATCAAATCTCGATAACACGGATAAAATTGTACAAATTATTTGTGCTATTTTTATTCCGCCACTCGGAGTTTATTTACACGATAATGCTATAAACAATCATTTCTGGATTGATTTACTTTTAACTCTTTTATTTTTCTTTCCAGGAATGATTTACGCTTTGTTAATTGTAACAGATTCCATTTAATTTTAATGAAAAACATTCTCATTATCGGAGCAGGACGTTCCGCTTCCAGTTTAATAAATTATTTGTTGCAGCATTCGGCTTCGCTAGATACAACAGTAACCGTTGGCGATATTTCTTTGGCACTTGCCGAACAAAAAACAAATAAACATCCCAACGGAAAAGCCATTGCTTTTGATGTAAATAATTCTGCGCAGCGCGAAAATGAAATTACAAAAGCTGCGGTGGTGGTTTCCATGCTGCCAGCATCCTTACATTATTTGGTGGCGAAAGATTGTTTGCGTTTGAAAAAACATTTGGTAACGGCTTCTTATGTTTCGAAAGAAATTGGTTTGTTAGATGCAGAAGCGCGTGCTGCTGATATTTTGTTTTTGAACGAATGCGGTTTGGATCCAGGAATTGATCACATGTCTGCGATGAAAGTGATTCACGAAATTCAAAATGATGGTGGAAAAATAAATTCTTTCAAATCATATTGTGGAGGTTTGGTTGCTCCAGAATACAACGACAATCCTTGGGGCTATAAATTTTCATGGAATCCGAGAAATGTAATTTTAGCCGGACAAGGAACCGCTCAATATATTGAGAACAATCAATACAAATACATTCCTTACAACAGACTTTTTACACAAACTGAAAAAATAGTTGTAGATGGAATAGGGGAGTTGGAAGCGTATGCGAATCGTGATTCTTTGTCGTACAGAGAACCTTATGGATTGGAAAATATTCCAACTGTTTTGCGCGGAACACTTCGGATGAAAGGCTATTGTAAAGCCTGGAATGCCTTTGTACAATTAGGTTTAACAGACGATTCATACAAAATAAAAGATGCTGAAAAACTTACGTATTACGATTTACTCGAAGCATTTTTACCGAACGGAAATCAATCAGTTAAAGAAAAATTAGCGCACTTTTTGGGAGAAAATAAAGATTCCGAAGTAATGCAGAAATTAGATTGGCTGGGTATTTTCGAGAAAAATAAAATTAATTTGAGCGATGTTTCGCCGGCGCAAATTCTACAAGATTTATTGGAGAAAAAATGGTTACTAAAACCTGCGGATAAAGATATGATTTTGATGCAGCACGAGTTTGAGTTTGTGAAAAATGCTAAAAAAGAAAAAATTATTTCTTCCTTAATGGTGAAAGGTGAAGACCAAACCTATACTGCGATGGCAAAAACAGTCGGACTTCCGATGGCAATTGCAGTAAAACTTATTTTAACTGGAAAACTAAAACGTAGAGGAGTGGCAATTCCTATTTATCCTGAAATTTATAATCCTATTTTAGAAGAATTAGCAACGCTTGGAATTGAGTTTGTAGAAAAAAAAGTTTCTGAGTAAATAAATATTCACACAAAAAAGCGGCTTCGAAAAATTAATTTTTCGAAGCCGTTAATCTTCGTAATTAAATCGCGCTAAAATTTCCTTAAATGTGTTGTTGAGCGATTTTATTGTTTCTGGACTTAATTGATTTTTATATTGATTAGTTTTTCCTGAACGGCGATGCGATGTTTCATTCGGAATTTCTAAAGGTCTTGTTTCTTCATAAAGTTGATTTAAAATATTTTTTTTTACGTGAATGTATTTATTTAATCTTTTTGAAAAGAAACTCCAATTGTCAATCATGTCTTCGTATTTCAAAACAATACTTCGATTGCAATTTTGATTCAACGTATCAAGCAATTGAAAATGTTTTAAAATAGTTGGCGCGGTTTCAAGGGCATATTCGTCCACTGTTTTCTGCTGAATTTCATTTTGCTTTTTTTCTTGATTTCCGCGAATTTCTTTTACGGGACTAAATCCGTGTGTATAGCCAAAAGAGTGATAAGCAGAGATGATTATGTCTCGTGGATCTCGAATAAAAAAAACAGCAATTTTATTTTGTATAAAAGAGGTATTTGACAAAAGCTTTACAAACATTTCGTACTCTGGTGCATTCGGAGAAATAGATAAACGAATAGGTCCGTAAACATAT contains these protein-coding regions:
- a CDS encoding YqaE/Pmp3 family membrane protein, whose amino-acid sequence is MKKQQILMCVIGFAAFAMLFTSCATDKSNSFTARKYTHFKSGEATVFANPRSEKKVSATTENTVSKNNFLNTENTSTQNLVNNTTENTSAKSTNLFAHAITKSIRKNNFSINKTDAVAAIAPAYSKVETTHETIRKTFTHTASNLDNTDKIVQIICAIFIPPLGVYLHDNAINNHFWIDLLLTLLFFFPGMIYALLIVTDSI
- a CDS encoding saccharopine dehydrogenase C-terminal domain-containing protein, coding for MKNILIIGAGRSASSLINYLLQHSASLDTTVTVGDISLALAEQKTNKHPNGKAIAFDVNNSAQRENEITKAAVVVSMLPASLHYLVAKDCLRLKKHLVTASYVSKEIGLLDAEARAADILFLNECGLDPGIDHMSAMKVIHEIQNDGGKINSFKSYCGGLVAPEYNDNPWGYKFSWNPRNVILAGQGTAQYIENNQYKYIPYNRLFTQTEKIVVDGIGELEAYANRDSLSYREPYGLENIPTVLRGTLRMKGYCKAWNAFVQLGLTDDSYKIKDAEKLTYYDLLEAFLPNGNQSVKEKLAHFLGENKDSEVMQKLDWLGIFEKNKINLSDVSPAQILQDLLEKKWLLKPADKDMILMQHEFEFVKNAKKEKIISSLMVKGEDQTYTAMAKTVGLPMAIAVKLILTGKLKRRGVAIPIYPEIYNPILEELATLGIEFVEKKVSE
- a CDS encoding sulfotransferase domain-containing protein; this translates as MFLKNIFLLKKSIKLVITRISKFIQVPRESVYFYTFHKSASTLFSNLVLSNLTGLEKVDYANMIYRGIPIKKIIFEKKGYVYGPIRLSISPNAPEYEMFVKLLSNTSFIQNKIAVFFIRDPRDIIISAYHSFGYTHGFSPVKEIRGNQEKKQNEIQQKTVDEYALETAPTILKHFQLLDTLNQNCNRSIVLKYEDMIDNWSFFSKRLNKYIHVKKNILNQLYEETRPLEIPNETSHRRSGKTNQYKNQLSPETIKSLNNTFKEILARFNYED